One part of the Flavobacterium johnsoniae UW101 genome encodes these proteins:
- the holA gene encoding DNA polymerase III subunit delta — MDEVIKIVNDIKAGNIKPIYFLMGEEPYYIDKLSEYIEQNVLAEEEKGFNQTVLYGRDVSVEDIVSTAKRYPMMADRQVVIVKEAQELSRTIDKIEAYVNNPMESTVLVFCYKYKTLDKRKKVTKLLAQNGIVYESKKLYENQVGDWIKRVLAGKKYTIDPKANAMLVEFLGTDLSKINNELEKLQIILPQGTMITPQHIEENIGFSKDYNVFELRKAIGERNQLKAYKIAENFAHNPKEYPLVMTTGLVFGFFVQLLKYHGLKDKNPKNVASVLGVNPFFLKEYDLAVKNYPMRKVSQIVGALRDIDVKSKGVGANALPQSDLLKEMLYKIFN; from the coding sequence ATGGACGAAGTAATTAAAATTGTTAACGATATTAAGGCAGGTAATATAAAACCTATCTATTTTTTAATGGGTGAAGAACCTTATTATATAGATAAGTTGTCTGAATATATCGAACAAAATGTTTTGGCTGAAGAAGAAAAAGGTTTCAATCAAACTGTTTTATATGGAAGGGATGTTAGTGTTGAAGATATAGTTTCAACGGCCAAGCGCTATCCTATGATGGCTGATCGTCAGGTTGTTATTGTAAAAGAAGCACAAGAATTGTCCAGAACAATTGATAAAATTGAAGCCTATGTAAATAACCCGATGGAATCTACTGTTTTGGTTTTTTGTTATAAATACAAAACTTTAGACAAGAGAAAAAAAGTCACTAAACTTTTGGCTCAAAACGGGATAGTTTACGAAAGTAAAAAATTATATGAAAATCAGGTAGGAGATTGGATCAAACGAGTTTTAGCTGGAAAAAAATATACAATAGACCCAAAAGCCAATGCAATGCTTGTGGAGTTTTTAGGAACTGATTTGAGTAAAATAAACAACGAACTTGAAAAACTGCAAATTATTCTCCCTCAAGGAACTATGATTACGCCCCAGCATATTGAAGAAAATATAGGTTTTAGTAAAGACTATAATGTATTTGAACTTCGAAAAGCAATTGGTGAACGCAATCAGCTGAAAGCATATAAAATTGCTGAAAACTTTGCTCATAATCCAAAAGAGTATCCGCTTGTAATGACAACCGGACTTGTTTTTGGTTTTTTTGTACAGCTTTTAAAATACCACGGATTAAAAGATAAAAATCCAAAAAATGTAGCTTCAGTTCTTGGTGTAAATCCGTTTTTTCTAAAAGAATATGATTTAGCTGTAAAGAATTATCCAATGCGTAAAGTGAGTCAGATTGTTGGAGCTTTAAGAGATATTGATGTTAAAAGTAAAGGTGTAGGTGCTAATGCTTTACCTCAATCAGATTTACTAAAAGAAATGCTTTATAAAATATTTAATTAA